In Onthophagus taurus isolate NC chromosome 6, IU_Otau_3.0, whole genome shotgun sequence, a genomic segment contains:
- the LOC111424374 gene encoding uncharacterized protein, with translation MMAEDSDSSNNSLTQLRLQKPPNISQIESLPVKSQNLYEKRYKLFMTWCASNKETHYSENVMLRYFMYLAKNCKPTTLWAVYSMLKSTLLIKNKIDIRLYTRVTAFLKQQNVGYKSKQSKVFTPQEILKFLREAPNERYLMWKVCLLIGISGGCGKDELRKLRVKDIADKEDILIITIQNSNGKMRTFTITNDMFDGVEPLQLYREYFSLRPIHCEHNTFFVSYKMGKCSVQVIGINSFSKIPSLIAKYLQLPNQREYTGFCFRRTSALWLASAGADAFALRRLVGWRTSSIARRYIDEGYSSTKKNNNAEESVGSNIVNINDNSTSNEFNLTKDNIADGITINGMETEIKICPNDDPLDDSDINEATFTATIPEISNESSNDVNPETNQQPRVTTSGSCVNIYNCTNCTIIINRK, from the exons ATGATGGCGGAAGATAGTGATTCTTCAAATAATTCCCTCACTCAGCTTAGATTACAAAAGCCCCCGAATATATCGCAAATCGAATCGTTACCTGTAAAGTCGCAAAATTTGTACGAGAAgcgatataaattatttatgacatGGTGCGCGAGTAATAAAGAAACGCATTATTCTGAAAACGTAAtgttaagatattttatgtaCTTGGCGAAAAATTGCAAACCAACAACGTTATGGGCTGTTTATTCGATGCTAAAATCGACGttgttaatcaaaaataaaattgatattagaTTGTACACGAGAGTTACTGCATTtcttaaacaacaaaatgttggatataaaagtAAGCAATCGAAGGTTTTTACTCCTCAAGAGATTCTAAAATTTCTTCGGGAAGCCCCTAATGAAAGATATCTGATGTGGaag gtttgtttattaattggGATATCTGGAGGTTGTGGTAAAGAtgaattacgaaaattaagaGTAAAAGATATCGCCGATAAAGAGGATATATTGATAATAACAATACAAAATTCGAATGGGAAAATGCGAACATTTACGATTACAAACGACATGTTTGACGGAGTAGAACCTTTACAACTTTACAGAGAATACTTCTCATTAAGGCCAATTCACTGCGAACAcaacacattttttgttagttaTAAAATGGGGAAATGTTCAGTACAAGTAATTGGTATcaactcattttcaaaaattcccAGTTTGATTGCAAAGTATTTACAATTGCCGAATCAACGAGAATACACCGGTTTCTGTTTTCGTCGAACTTCCGCTTTGTGGTTAGCAAGCGCTGGTGCTGATGCATTTGCGCTAAGAAGACTTGTTGGATGGAGAACATCTTCGATAGCTAGACGTTATATTGATGAAGGATATTCtagtactaaaaaaaataataatgcgGAAGAATCTGTTGGAAGTAATATCGTTAATATTAACGATAACTCTACTtctaatgaatttaatttaactaaagaTAATATAGCGGATGGTATAACAATAAATGGAATGGAAACTGAGATTAAAATTTGTCCAAATGATGATCCATTAGACGATAGCGACATTAatgaagcaacatttactGCAACAATCCCAGAAATTTCAAATGAATCATCTAATGATGTAAATCCTGAAACGAATCAACAACCACGTGTTACTACTTCTGGATCTtgtgttaatatttataattgtaCTAAttgtactattattattaatagaaaatag
- the LOC139428884 gene encoding IST1 homolog, with protein sequence MFSSGPNYTKLKTHLRLAINRLKLLEKKKEEDYLVEAMEVVEMYCDLLLARFGLITQMKDLDEGIAEAIASIMWVAPRLQSDCPELKVIADLLAGKYEPSKTSC encoded by the exons ATGTTTTCGAGCGGACCgaattatacaaaattaaaaacgcaTTTAAGATTAGCTATAAATAGGTTAAAACTGCTCGAGAAGAAAAAAGA AGAGGATTACTTAGTTGAAGCTATGGAAGTTGTTGAAATGTACTGTGATTTATTATTGGCACGATTTGGTTTAATCACCCAAATGAAAGACTTAGATGAGGGTATAGCTGAAGCTATCGCTAGTATAATGTGGGTCGCCCCTCGTTTACAATCCGATTGTCctgaattaaaagtgattgcTGATTTATTAGCAGGAAAATATG AGCCCTCCAAAACTtcttgttga
- the LOC111424305 gene encoding dynactin subunit 5, which yields MEMRDITYRKGDYVETASGNKVSKQSVLCGSQNIILQGRVIVQADAIIRGDLASVKTGRYCVISKGAVIRPPFKKFSKGVAFFPLIMGDNVFIGENSVVNAAVVGSYVYIGKNCVIGRRCQLKDCCVIEDNAVIPPETVIPPFTRYKGNPGMQFGEVPECEMDLMIDFTRAYYKHFVPAKLI from the coding sequence ATGGAAATGCGTGATATAACATATCGGAAAGGTGATTACGTGGAAACAGCTTCCGGTAACAAAGTAAGCAAACAATCGGTTCTGTGTGGCTCGCAAAATATAATTCTTCAAGGAAGGGTTATAGTTCAAGCGGATGCTATAATTCGAGGCGATTTGGCGAGTGTAAAAACGGGACGATACTGTGTAATTAGTAAAGGAGCAGTTATTCGACCcccttttaaaaaatttagtaaagGAGTCGCATTTTTTCCGTTAATTATGGGAGATAATGTGTTTATTGGTGAAAATTCTGTGGTTAATGCTGCTGTGGTTGGATCGTACGTCTATATTGGGAAAAATTGCGTGATAGGGCGACGATGCCAGTTAAAAGATTGCTGTGTTATAGAGGATAATGCTGTTATCCCTCCTGAAACTGTTATACCACCGTTTACTAGGTATAAAGGAAATCCTGGGATGCAGTTTGGAGAGGTTCCTGAGTGTGAAATGGATTTAATGATTGATTTTACCAGGgcttattataaacattttgttccagctaaattaatataa